The genomic interval AACACAATTAAGAATAATGGGAACTCGTTGCAAATGCTTAGCCTTTTCAGACTAGTTTGATCGTACTCTCTCATAGCTGTcatgtctgaaaaaaaatagaattagTCAAAAGAAGCCAATTCAATAACTCCATGTATAATATGAAACAGAACGTGcttttatcatacattttcaGGACGGAAAATTCCGACCAATAAGATGACCATGAAGCAATCACTCGGACAAGTGGCATTTTTACTATCGTATTTGATGGTGTACGTCATATCTTTAGACGGTACTACgtttattatcttttattttaaacgaaAATGTTAAGCTCATATCTAGAAAATAAgtacacaaatatataataataattcctTTGTTAAGAGTACCAACTTCTAAGAAGTGTTTGTGTAGTATGTATTGATGAGTTTTaggtaaaataacatttcatcaATTGACCTATTTCTAGACGCACAACGGGAAGGCTTTGTCGAGTATCCAACGTCCGTATCAAACATTTTGTCTCTTATGGCGAATTATGGATTGCAAAAAAAGAATGCTATGAATAGAGAAAAAGCAAATCAGTATCTTGTTGCTACAATGTTAACCGCTGACGAACTAGATGAGGCTAGACATTGGAAAATGGATAAATTACTATTATTGGAAAATGGTAGGctcaaattatatttgaatgaaaaagtAACTGACCCAATCAAAACGGAAAAGAAAGGCGAGCAAAGGCATggtgaaatatcatttatttattttgaagttaCAGACTCTGTGGACGAACTAAAAAAAAGACTTCCTATTAAAAGCAACAAACGCATACCCGGAGACCCTTATCTGATTCTCTACTCGTATTACATACCATGTGCGTGCATTCCTACCTGTAATTTTAACTGTGCAGAAGAGCTTGGTAAATTCGCTCGTCTTCATAGCAAAGACATGTTTACAATCGTCGGATATTCGGCCGTCTATAAACGTACGGACAATAAGAATGCTGAAGTCTTTATGAAGGAAGGTGGCATATCAATGTTCCAAGATCTAACTGAAAAGAACGAGCGTTTCGATGCAGTCAATGTTATTACAAATACGAATGGCAAACCAATGAATGGGACGTTTCAAGAACTTCTCCAACAATGTCTCATTGGAGATCCTGTGTCAAGCTGCATACCAGTCGAAACGAGAGAGCGCATTGTGACagcttttataaattatatcatgCTTCCTTGGTTTAATGCCTCTATGTACTTCGGTAAATTGAGCAGAATGTCTAAAAAAGATTTGCTAAAATCTTTGGAAACAAAATTAACGCATTCTATAAGGAAGGTTTCGTGTGACAAAATGCGCCGTACTCCAAAGAAATGCAGATTCTTGATAAAAGACTGTGTCGAATCAGCACTAGATCAAACTCATAGCCTTGCCTACCCGACATTTGGCGCTATACGCCATGACAAGCCCATAGAAGATACTGTTTATTGGCGCAACGCCGAAGCCTTAAGCCGCggcttttattttgtcaatgactTTGTTGAAGTTCCAGACTGTGATAACAAGCTTCATTCAATTACAAGTCTTTGTATAAGTGAAGCAGAAACGAATTGCGAGAACGGTTATAATACATTACCAGATAGGACTGGCCGTGAGTTTAATAATGAAGAACAAAATAGGCTTAGAGGGGCATCAGGAGGTGCGAGCAGGCTCAGCGGACTAGTTAGAAACATCCAAAGTGGAATGAGGCGAATAAGGATATGTTTGCGTCGATGCTTTTGTCTCTAATTCATTGTAATTGTGCCTCTAAACCAGGGtttgtggtgttgttgtttgttgttgttttttcgacttctcggcttgtccctgtagttttcattatattattataataacattgttaaatgTCGAGATTGAATAGAATTTTGTCATGCATATTCTTTCATGATAAGCTATTGTTTCATTCGATTTGTTATTCacgtttgttttataaagtggcatatttcaagtattattgcatatttaatttttaagtaaGCTTAAGAGAGTGACATTTAGTAAAGGCGTTTAACATGCGAGCCCCCTGCCCAATACTCAACAACGGCTCTTTACTCGGACCGGGAATTGTGGGACCctcttttttacaaaatgtaatgcATACTAGACTTTGTAAAGAACTGTTTATTCCGTATGTCAGATATAAGTatttatccccccccccctcgagGAATGGGCGCAGGGTGCCCTTTGTCTTTCCGTCATTCCGCATTGCATAAAAGTGATGTCGTATTTAGCTTCGTCagtttatacatacatgtaaatttatGAAACTTATTAAGCATTGATCAGTAAGGAAGGCTGTGCACGTGATGTTTTATAGATATTACTCTCGGACTTATAATACATATCGCTCttaagattattaaaaaaaagttcaaaacggTCTTTAAACTTTTACTTATAACCGGTCAAAAATGATGCATCTCAACACGTTTAACATCTAAATTCATGACTTCTCACAGAAGTATTGGTCATTGTTGACTAAACAAATCATTTGACCATCGTTACTAAATTTACACCTTCTACCCGTACttgatattaaaattgtttcattaaacGTGGCAGAAAATGTcctcttgatttaatacattaataattgtttgtgttttctttacaaaattgACACAATATACATGTGGTATATGGTTTGGTTTCCCCGTATCTTTTCAAGTACATTAATACAATTATGAGAAACCATACCAGGTAGCTTAATGACTTAAAAGACTTATTGACTGTCGTTCGTTATTCTTGcagtaaatgtttttgtgatgaaaaacatttttttttgcgttgtatctgttgtttttgttttgtagtttttattttataaaatgcacaCTATATGTCAATCGCATGTACAGCCTTGCTTTGTTGTTTCTTCCCGGTCTTCTTTAACAATGTTTCACAATGTTTCCATTTCTGCTTAATGTCAGTTACCTATAACTGACTTAAAAACGAAGTACTAATGCCGACATACTTTTccgttttattcttttaaactaacacagtgggTGATTTGtcaaacacgaaatcctcgtgcacgttcttatcaatgcGATATGTATTTATCAAGTACGCCTCACTTGAATATATAACTGGCCCATTAGTAATATCTGTTCTTATATATGACAATATTCAAACCAGATATTTTCATcatgcatgttatttacaaacttaaattataaTTGTGTACATGGATAACTTAAATTGGTCTAgctcattttgtaaatatttaacaacatgtttttctcattattaatagttacatttattttgtattctgAATTCATAGTGTATTCTGTTAAATagcaatgatatttttatgcttatgctTATAAAcatttgacttgacttgatttGACTTGTTTAATTTATGTTGAGCTTGAGCGAGTAAATTACACGACAATAAGACATACTAATATTGTAAAGTATTGAGTTAAGTAATTATGTTCAATACATGATTAAGCAATGATTCTCTGTAGAGTTTTACCCGTTAAGATTATCATAATTATCGAACAATGGTTACTGTCGTGA from Mya arenaria isolate MELC-2E11 chromosome 7, ASM2691426v1 carries:
- the LOC128240727 gene encoding uncharacterized protein LOC128240727, which encodes MTMKQSLGQVAFLLSYLMVYVISLDDAQREGFVEYPTSVSNILSLMANYGLQKKNAMNREKANQYLVATMLTADELDEARHWKMDKLLLLENGRLKLYLNEKVTDPIKTEKKGEQRHGEISFIYFEVTDSVDELKKRLPIKSNKRIPGDPYLILYSYYIPCACIPTCNFNCAEELGKFARLHSKDMFTIVGYSAVYKRTDNKNAEVFMKEGGISMFQDLTEKNERFDAVNVITNTNGKPMNGTFQELLQQCLIGDPVSSCIPVETRERIVTAFINYIMLPWFNASMYFGKLSRMSKKDLLKSLETKLTHSIRKVSCDKMRRTPKKCRFLIKDCVESALDQTHSLAYPTFGAIRHDKPIEDTVYWRNAEALSRGFYFVNDFVEVPDCDNKLHSITSLCISEAETNCENGYNTLPDRTGREFNNEEQNRLRGASGGASRLSGLVRNIQSGMRRIRICLRRCFCL